In a genomic window of Flavobacteriales bacterium:
- a CDS encoding adenylate/guanylate cyclase domain-containing protein, which yields MNSLTRYKLRKIAKYGLVAAMVAWVLTLFAGDDISLLVLGAWLLLGLWTGVLEEYLFGRRFRALAVPLQFLGKALLVNLFTMLLIGVAWLWGSDRFTMLASDAPYRMHEIFGMAQFYRLVLRAVVVSSIAILVVQVEEWMGRRTFMGFLLGRYERPKREERVVLTLDLVSSTEIAERLGDLRYYRFLNHVYSLMTDAVLRNEADIHKYVGDEVIFTWPMRIGTRKLNCLDLFFDIEARIKEHETEFMREYGLVPQFRAGLHGGRVISAQVGHIKRTVDLSGDVMNSVSRMLGLAKVMKTRILVSAELLERMPEATKRFDIGPEHLVPVKGKRREVRVHDVSRLMVAP from the coding sequence ATGAACTCCCTTACGCGCTATAAGCTCCGCAAGATCGCCAAGTACGGCCTGGTGGCTGCGATGGTGGCCTGGGTGCTCACGCTCTTCGCCGGGGACGACATCAGCCTGCTCGTATTGGGCGCGTGGCTGCTGCTGGGCCTTTGGACCGGAGTGCTGGAGGAGTACCTCTTCGGAAGGCGCTTCCGGGCCTTGGCCGTGCCCTTGCAGTTCCTTGGGAAGGCCCTGCTGGTGAACCTCTTCACCATGCTGCTCATCGGCGTGGCCTGGCTCTGGGGCAGCGATCGCTTCACCATGCTCGCCAGCGATGCGCCCTACCGCATGCACGAGATCTTCGGCATGGCCCAGTTCTACCGGCTGGTGCTGCGCGCCGTGGTGGTCAGCTCCATCGCCATCCTCGTGGTGCAGGTGGAGGAGTGGATGGGTCGGAGAACCTTCATGGGCTTCCTGCTCGGCCGCTACGAGCGTCCCAAGCGCGAAGAGCGCGTAGTGCTCACCCTCGATCTGGTGAGCAGCACCGAGATCGCAGAGCGCCTTGGGGACCTGCGCTATTACCGCTTCCTCAATCATGTGTATTCGCTGATGACCGATGCCGTGCTCCGGAACGAGGCCGATATCCACAAGTACGTGGGCGATGAGGTGATCTTCACCTGGCCCATGCGCATCGGCACCCGAAAGCTGAATTGCCTCGACCTGTTCTTCGACATCGAGGCGCGCATCAAGGAGCATGAGACTGAATTCATGCGCGAGTACGGGCTTGTGCCCCAGTTCCGCGCGGGCCTGCACGGCGGCCGGGTGATCTCCGCGCAGGTCGGCCACATCAAGCGCACCGTCGACCTCAGCGGCGATGTGATGAACAGCGTGAGCCGCATGCTCGGCCTCGCGAAGGTGATGAAGACGAGGATCCTGGTGAGCGCCGAATTGCTTGAGCGGATGCCGGAGGCCACCAAGCGTTTCGACATCGGGCCGGAGCACCTGGTACCGGTGAAAGGCAAGCGCCGTGAGGTACGGGTGCACGATGTTTCACGCCTGATGGTGGCGCCATGA
- a CDS encoding M36 family metallopeptidase, with protein sequence MRFRPIALFAGLVCATLLGAQEHSGVIASYLRDNGAKLGLTAADAQQWRITDHPSSSAPGVSIIHVVQTANGLDVHNAMGTFALRDGRVLHFADRFVRGAAAKAGPAEPAISPVQALRAAASALDLAITEEPVVLRELHGGVLELSPSGIAHDPIRAALLYQPMGDGSVRLAWDLTIRSVSGPNWWHLAVDAGNGALLRLNDYTVQCQFPSEEHAHGVSGPAPCDAATPEALPGSAGYHVFALPIESPNHGARALVIDPADPIASPFGWHDVDGIEGAEFTTTRGNNVRAYEDADDNDQPGYSPEGGPALSFDFPLNLGLAPDGNQDAAITNLFFWNNLMHDVWQRYGFDEQSGNFQQTNYSGTGEGTDHVLAEAQDGGGTNNANFASPPDGDNGRMQMYNWTAGSPDRDGSFDNGVVAHEYGHGISIRLSGGASNSDCLSNDEQMGEGWSDWFGLMLTMEPGDQGSDGRGIATYASGEAITGVGIRPARYSTSFAVNNYTYGATNNSALSEPHGVGFVWATMLWDLTWALIAEHGFDPDLYTGTGGNNIAMQLVIEALKLQPCSPGFADGRDAILAADELLYAGANKCLIWQAFATRGLGYSASQGSSSSRFDQTEAFDLPNICLTATTPPTAGFSLELLSACDGTVHFSDASTDIPQSWAWDFGDGSTSSEQNPTHTYASSGTFTVTLTASNNIGSDEQTQQVIIELPEAPSADDITVCSGSSGTLTATVTDEAVWYDAQETLLGSGSPFTTPVLNATSTFYVRNEIASAPVNVGPLNGSIGTGGQHGNAFIGTVNFTAFQPLTIVSAWVEAATAGPRTFNLWNGLNGTNGAPIQTIVVNVPVGQGRIDLGFHVPAPGVYSVGGNNMNLFRNNSGASYPYTEPGLISLTGSSSTTGPDFYYYLYDLEVVADPCRSPAVDVVAFVVPGADFSFVANGTTLTFTEASGGATSWFWDFGDGTTSTDQNPVHTYADGGPYTITLIVNSGACSSAQTWEVGVGVEEAGSPNGFLIVPNPASDLLIIVLDAAVPAGATIELLDASGRRVIERRLNQGVERAELDLAGVASGAYHVGVRTGQGTRKQLVVVAR encoded by the coding sequence ATGCGTTTCCGACCGATCGCCCTGTTCGCAGGGCTTGTTTGCGCGACCCTGCTGGGTGCGCAAGAGCACTCAGGCGTGATCGCCTCCTACCTGCGCGACAATGGCGCCAAGCTGGGCCTGACGGCTGCTGATGCGCAGCAGTGGAGGATCACCGATCATCCCTCGTCGAGCGCGCCAGGGGTCTCCATCATCCATGTGGTGCAGACCGCGAACGGCCTCGATGTGCACAACGCCATGGGGACCTTCGCGCTCCGCGATGGCCGGGTGCTGCATTTCGCCGACCGATTCGTGCGCGGCGCGGCGGCGAAGGCAGGCCCGGCGGAACCCGCCATCTCACCTGTGCAGGCGCTGCGTGCTGCCGCAAGCGCGCTGGACCTGGCGATCACCGAGGAGCCAGTCGTTCTTCGCGAACTGCACGGGGGCGTTCTTGAGCTCTCACCTTCGGGCATCGCGCATGATCCCATTCGCGCGGCGCTGCTCTATCAGCCGATGGGGGATGGCTCGGTCCGCCTCGCGTGGGACCTCACGATCCGATCGGTGAGCGGCCCGAACTGGTGGCACCTCGCCGTGGATGCGGGCAACGGTGCATTGCTGCGGCTGAACGACTACACCGTGCAATGCCAGTTCCCGAGCGAAGAGCACGCGCATGGGGTGAGCGGTCCAGCGCCGTGTGATGCAGCAACCCCGGAGGCGCTTCCAGGATCCGCCGGCTATCACGTGTTCGCTTTGCCGATTGAGAGCCCGAACCATGGCGCGCGCGCACTGGTTATCGATCCAGCGGATCCCATCGCTTCGCCCTTCGGCTGGCACGACGTGGACGGCATTGAGGGCGCCGAGTTCACCACGACACGCGGCAACAACGTGCGGGCGTACGAGGATGCCGATGACAACGACCAGCCCGGCTACAGCCCGGAAGGAGGCCCAGCCTTGAGCTTCGACTTCCCATTAAACCTGGGGTTGGCGCCCGATGGGAACCAGGATGCGGCCATCACCAATCTCTTCTTCTGGAACAACCTGATGCACGACGTGTGGCAGCGCTACGGCTTCGACGAGCAGAGCGGCAATTTCCAGCAGACCAACTACAGCGGCACCGGTGAGGGAACCGATCACGTGCTCGCCGAGGCGCAGGACGGCGGCGGGACCAACAACGCCAATTTCGCATCTCCGCCCGATGGTGATAACGGCCGCATGCAGATGTACAACTGGACGGCCGGGTCCCCCGACCGCGATGGCTCCTTCGACAACGGCGTGGTGGCGCATGAGTATGGCCACGGCATCTCGATCCGGCTCTCTGGCGGCGCCAGCAATTCCGATTGCCTCAGCAACGATGAGCAGATGGGTGAGGGCTGGAGCGATTGGTTCGGCCTGATGCTCACCATGGAACCTGGCGACCAAGGCTCCGACGGCCGCGGCATCGCCACCTACGCCTCCGGCGAGGCCATCACCGGAGTGGGCATCCGCCCGGCGCGCTACTCCACCTCCTTCGCCGTGAACAACTACACCTACGGCGCCACCAATAACTCCGCGCTCTCCGAGCCGCATGGGGTGGGCTTCGTTTGGGCCACCATGCTTTGGGACCTGACCTGGGCGCTGATCGCCGAGCATGGATTCGATCCGGACCTGTACACGGGCACGGGCGGCAACAACATCGCCATGCAGCTCGTGATCGAAGCATTGAAGCTGCAGCCTTGCAGCCCGGGCTTCGCCGATGGTCGCGATGCCATCCTCGCAGCCGACGAGCTCCTGTACGCCGGTGCGAACAAGTGCCTCATCTGGCAGGCCTTCGCCACGCGCGGCCTCGGCTACAGCGCTTCTCAGGGCAGCAGCAGCTCGCGCTTCGACCAGACCGAGGCGTTCGATCTGCCGAACATCTGCCTCACGGCTACCACGCCTCCAACGGCCGGTTTCTCGCTCGAGCTCCTCTCCGCTTGTGATGGAACGGTGCACTTCAGCGATGCTTCAACGGACATCCCGCAATCGTGGGCTTGGGACTTCGGCGATGGCAGCACCTCTTCTGAGCAGAACCCGACGCACACCTATGCATCGAGCGGCACCTTCACCGTCACGCTCACCGCGTCGAACAACATCGGGTCCGACGAGCAAACGCAACAGGTCATCATCGAACTGCCTGAAGCACCGAGCGCGGATGACATCACGGTTTGTTCCGGAAGCTCAGGCACGCTCACGGCCACGGTCACTGATGAAGCGGTCTGGTACGATGCGCAAGAAACCTTGCTCGGCAGCGGAAGCCCATTCACCACGCCGGTCCTGAATGCCACGAGCACCTTCTACGTTCGCAACGAGATCGCGTCGGCTCCGGTCAACGTAGGGCCGTTGAACGGTTCCATCGGCACAGGCGGTCAGCACGGCAATGCCTTCATCGGCACGGTCAATTTCACCGCCTTCCAGCCCTTGACGATCGTGTCGGCATGGGTGGAAGCCGCCACAGCCGGACCGCGCACCTTCAACCTGTGGAACGGTTTGAACGGAACGAATGGCGCCCCCATCCAGACCATCGTGGTGAATGTGCCAGTGGGGCAGGGCCGCATCGACCTCGGCTTCCACGTGCCAGCACCGGGCGTGTACAGTGTCGGGGGCAACAACATGAACCTCTTCCGCAATAATTCCGGGGCGAGCTACCCCTATACCGAGCCCGGACTCATCTCGCTCACGGGGTCCTCCTCGACCACCGGTCCGGATTTCTACTACTACCTCTATGATCTCGAGGTGGTCGCTGATCCCTGCCGCAGTCCGGCCGTTGATGTGGTGGCCTTCGTGGTGCCCGGCGCCGATTTCAGCTTCGTGGCCAATGGCACCACGCTCACCTTCACCGAAGCATCGGGTGGCGCAACCAGCTGGTTCTGGGATTTCGGGGATGGAACCACCTCCACCGACCAGAACCCTGTGCATACCTATGCCGACGGCGGCCCATACACCATCACGCTCATCGTTAATTCAGGCGCATGCAGTTCAGCGCAGACCTGGGAGGTGGGCGTCGGGGTTGAAGAAGCAGGTTCGCCCAATGGGTTCTTGATCGTCCCCAATCCGGCTTCGGACCTGCTGATCATCGTGCTCGATGCCGCTGTTCCTGCAGGCGCAACCATTGAGCTCCTGGATGCTTCGGGCCGGAGGGTGATCGAGCGCCGCTTGAATCAAGGCGTCGAGCGTGCGGAACTGGATCTGGCCGGGGTGGCATCCGGGGCCTATCATGTGGGTGTGCGAACGGGGCAAGGCACCAGGAAGCAGCTGGTCGTGGTGGCGCGGTGA
- a CDS encoding DUF2490 domain-containing protein: MRTAILPYLLLGLSATAAAQRVTEPQQHLWASHWGDHRISERWGFHTEGHWRRANLGKDWQQLLLRPAINFHLNDQALLTQGYSYYFNYAYGAHPIKYQNWEHHLYQQVQLSGHAIGRARLQHRFRMEERFIAKLKPADGDPSVGAFDGYTYQSRFRYRIWLTVPLGHDKLDPGVFSAQLYDEVFLNFGDSQRLDFIQQNRISALLGYQVSKSVSILAGYLYQTIQRPGAASGADLIELNSTVHIALVCNLDLRKPQAPTP, translated from the coding sequence TTGCGCACAGCAATCCTCCCATACCTGCTTCTCGGCCTGTCCGCGACGGCGGCAGCGCAGCGCGTCACCGAACCGCAACAGCACCTCTGGGCCTCCCACTGGGGCGATCATCGCATCAGCGAACGCTGGGGCTTCCACACCGAAGGGCATTGGCGGCGCGCCAACTTGGGCAAGGATTGGCAGCAACTGCTGCTGCGCCCCGCCATCAATTTCCACCTGAACGACCAGGCGCTGCTCACGCAGGGCTACAGCTACTACTTCAACTACGCGTACGGCGCGCACCCGATCAAGTACCAGAATTGGGAGCATCACCTGTACCAGCAAGTGCAATTGAGCGGGCATGCCATCGGCCGTGCGCGGCTGCAGCATCGCTTCCGCATGGAAGAGCGCTTCATCGCGAAGCTGAAGCCCGCGGATGGCGACCCCTCCGTTGGGGCATTCGACGGCTACACCTACCAGAGCCGCTTCCGGTACCGCATCTGGCTCACGGTGCCGCTTGGCCACGACAAGCTGGATCCCGGCGTGTTCAGTGCGCAGCTCTACGATGAGGTCTTCCTGAATTTCGGCGATAGCCAACGCCTCGATTTCATCCAGCAGAACCGCATTTCGGCGCTGCTGGGCTATCAGGTGAGCAAATCCGTGAGCATCCTGGCCGGCTACCTGTACCAGACCATCCAACGGCCTGGCGCGGCGAGCGGTGCGGACCTCATCGAGCTCAACAGCACCGTGCACATCGCGCTCGTTTGCAACCTGGATCTGCGCAAACCGCAGGCGCCGACGCCGTAA
- a CDS encoding adenylate/guanylate cyclase domain-containing protein: MDPLIRLRLRANRTLRIAGAWAAAGALSALFEHNALAEEGVASDLPLRLLDRIMLVFGVGLAGGGAYIFLLRDRLRHLAYLPALAIMAALIAAVLVVTLAWLPGSSDPIGGSFTDRLFSVAWLGNYLQWTALMGATMLMVRLSDQFGTDGLSHFAGRYHQPRQELRIFMFLDMRSSTSIAEDLGHVRYFQLINELFQDITDPIVYSRGEIYQYVGDEISVSWPLRRGLNKQRCIRCFLDIRAKLKRRASYYQSRYGITPTFKAGFHYGEVTTGEVGLVKKERIFSGDAVNTAARIQNTCNEHRVDNLISKELLDLLLPKGALPVREIGSIALKGKRSAISLWTIEPQGSSTSVVQ; encoded by the coding sequence ATGGATCCGCTCATCCGCCTGCGCCTGCGCGCCAACCGCACCCTCCGCATCGCTGGTGCGTGGGCGGCGGCCGGGGCCTTGAGCGCGCTCTTCGAGCACAATGCGCTGGCCGAGGAAGGTGTTGCGAGCGACCTGCCGCTCCGCCTGCTCGACCGCATCATGCTGGTATTCGGCGTGGGGCTCGCGGGCGGCGGGGCCTACATCTTCCTGCTGCGCGATCGGCTCCGGCACCTGGCCTATCTGCCTGCCCTGGCCATCATGGCGGCGCTGATCGCTGCCGTGCTCGTGGTGACCTTGGCATGGCTGCCGGGATCCAGCGATCCCATCGGCGGCAGCTTCACCGACCGCCTGTTCAGCGTGGCCTGGCTCGGCAACTACCTGCAGTGGACGGCTCTCATGGGCGCCACCATGCTCATGGTGCGTCTCAGCGACCAATTCGGCACCGACGGCCTCTCGCATTTCGCAGGGCGCTACCATCAGCCCCGGCAGGAGCTGCGCATCTTCATGTTCCTCGACATGCGCTCGAGCACGAGCATCGCCGAGGACCTGGGCCATGTGCGCTACTTCCAGCTCATCAACGAGCTGTTCCAGGACATCACGGACCCGATCGTGTATTCGCGCGGTGAGATCTACCAGTACGTGGGCGACGAGATCAGCGTGAGCTGGCCCTTGCGCAGAGGGCTGAACAAGCAGCGCTGCATACGCTGCTTCCTCGATATCCGCGCGAAGCTGAAAAGGCGCGCATCCTATTACCAATCGCGCTATGGCATCACGCCTACGTTCAAGGCCGGCTTCCACTACGGCGAGGTCACCACCGGCGAGGTGGGCCTGGTGAAGAAGGAGCGCATCTTCAGCGGCGATGCTGTGAATACCGCCGCGCGGATCCAGAACACCTGCAACGAGCATCGAGTGGACAACCTGATCAGCAAGGAGCTGCTGGACCTGCTGCTGCCGAAGGGGGCGCTCCCGGTGCGCGAGATCGGCAGCATCGCGCTGAAGGGGAAGCGATCGGCCATCAGCCTATGGACCATAGAGCCACAGGGCTCCTCGACTTCCGTGGTTCAGTAG
- a CDS encoding SulP family inorganic anion transporter translates to MSKRNLPLSGIAGLKENWKSDLVSGFIVFLIALPLCLGISLASGVPPMAGLITAIIGGLFVSRINGSHVTINGPAAGLIVVILGAVESLGGGDAMAGYRAMLAAVVVSGALLFLLGRMKAGRLGDFFPSSAVHGMLAAIGVIILSKQAHVALGVKPEGKEPLELLAEIPHSIANLNPEVAIIGLVSLLIMFLLPMFRNKWIKMIPAPMVVVLAGIALGYWFDLEHEHKYLFLDGHEYSIGPKFLVTLPENLADGLVFPDWSKALTLPFLIAVVSITLVQGIESLLSAKAVDKLDPWKRESDLNKDLSAVGAGSALAGLIGGLPMIAEIVRSSANVNNGGRTGWANFFHGAFLLIFIAAFPTLIHSIPLAALGAILMYTGYRLAAPGHFKHTLQIGPEQLSIFITTLVVTLATDLIIGVFSGILLKLIIHLSRGASLRSLFKPNMHLRYDHLSDCFVLEVHDAAIFSNYLGLKKKLDSIPPQAHVRVDFDKAIIVDHTVMEHVFGYKEKYERAGGRFEVTEMGHLVPRSQHPYAARRKPKKHAHHV, encoded by the coding sequence ATGTCCAAGCGAAACCTACCGCTTTCCGGCATAGCTGGCCTGAAAGAGAATTGGAAGAGCGATCTCGTCTCCGGGTTCATCGTCTTCCTGATCGCGCTGCCTTTGTGCCTGGGCATTTCGCTGGCCTCTGGCGTGCCGCCCATGGCGGGCCTGATCACGGCAATCATCGGCGGCTTGTTCGTTTCGCGCATCAACGGCAGCCATGTCACCATCAACGGACCAGCCGCAGGCCTCATCGTGGTGATCCTCGGCGCTGTGGAGAGCCTTGGCGGCGGCGATGCCATGGCCGGGTACCGCGCCATGCTCGCAGCGGTGGTGGTGAGCGGCGCGCTGCTCTTCCTGCTCGGCCGGATGAAGGCCGGGCGTCTCGGCGACTTCTTCCCCAGCAGCGCGGTGCACGGCATGTTGGCGGCCATCGGCGTCATCATCCTATCGAAGCAGGCGCACGTGGCGCTCGGCGTCAAACCCGAAGGCAAGGAGCCGCTTGAACTGCTTGCGGAGATCCCGCATAGCATCGCGAACCTGAACCCCGAGGTGGCCATCATCGGACTCGTGAGCCTGCTGATCATGTTCCTTCTGCCGATGTTCCGGAACAAGTGGATCAAGATGATCCCCGCGCCGATGGTGGTGGTCCTCGCTGGCATCGCGCTCGGTTACTGGTTCGATCTGGAGCACGAGCACAAGTACCTCTTCCTTGATGGGCACGAGTACAGCATCGGCCCGAAGTTCCTGGTCACGTTGCCGGAGAACCTCGCTGATGGCCTCGTGTTCCCCGATTGGTCGAAGGCGCTCACACTGCCCTTCCTCATCGCCGTGGTGAGCATCACGCTGGTGCAGGGCATCGAATCGCTGTTGAGCGCGAAGGCCGTGGACAAGCTGGATCCCTGGAAGCGGGAGAGCGACCTGAACAAGGACCTCAGCGCGGTGGGTGCAGGCAGCGCGCTGGCTGGGCTCATCGGCGGCTTGCCCATGATCGCGGAGATCGTGCGCAGCAGCGCCAACGTGAACAACGGCGGCCGCACCGGCTGGGCCAACTTCTTCCATGGCGCCTTCCTGCTGATCTTCATCGCGGCCTTCCCCACGCTCATCCACAGCATCCCGTTGGCCGCATTGGGCGCGATCCTCATGTACACCGGCTATCGCCTGGCGGCGCCCGGGCACTTCAAGCACACGCTCCAGATCGGGCCTGAGCAGCTCAGCATCTTCATCACAACACTCGTGGTCACGCTAGCCACCGACCTCATCATCGGAGTGTTCAGCGGCATCCTGCTCAAGTTGATCATCCACCTCTCCCGCGGCGCGTCCCTCCGTTCGCTCTTCAAGCCTAACATGCACCTTCGATACGACCACTTGAGCGACTGCTTCGTGCTGGAAGTGCATGATGCCGCCATCTTCAGCAACTACTTGGGGTTGAAGAAGAAGCTCGACTCCATCCCGCCGCAGGCCCATGTTCGCGTGGATTTCGACAAGGCCATCATCGTGGACCACACCGTGATGGAGCATGTATTCGGCTACAAGGAGAAGTATGAGCGCGCCGGCGGGCGGTTCGAAGTGACGGAGATGGGCCACCTTGTGCCCCGATCGCAGCACCCTTATGCTGCGCGCCGCAAGCCCAAGAAGCACGCCCATCACGTCTGA
- a CDS encoding DUF1599 domain-containing protein, producing MERTISQYDAVISECHDLFVKKAKDYGTAWRIMRVPSLTDQIFIKAQRIRTIQQIGENKVGEGIRPELVGIINYAAMALVQLELGVVEAPDLDAQAAADQVLRQQRIARDLMTRKNHDYGEAWRSMRVSSLVDLILMKLLRIKSIEDNQGATLVSEGIDANFLDIINYAVFAMIQLDEAHG from the coding sequence ATGGAACGCACCATCTCGCAGTACGACGCTGTCATCAGCGAGTGCCACGACCTCTTCGTGAAGAAAGCCAAGGATTACGGCACTGCTTGGCGGATCATGCGAGTCCCGTCGCTCACGGATCAGATCTTCATCAAGGCCCAGCGCATCCGGACCATACAGCAGATAGGCGAGAACAAGGTGGGCGAAGGGATCCGGCCGGAGCTCGTGGGCATCATCAACTACGCGGCCATGGCCCTTGTGCAACTGGAGCTTGGCGTGGTAGAGGCCCCGGACCTCGATGCCCAAGCTGCCGCTGACCAAGTGCTTCGGCAGCAGCGGATCGCGCGCGACCTGATGACGCGCAAGAACCACGACTACGGCGAGGCCTGGCGGAGCATGCGCGTGAGCTCGCTCGTGGACCTGATCCTGATGAAGCTCCTGCGGATCAAGAGCATCGAGGACAATCAGGGGGCCACCTTGGTGAGCGAGGGGATCGATGCCAACTTCCTCGACATCATCAACTACGCGGTCTTCGCCATGATCCAATTGGACGAGGCGCACGGCTGA
- the folP gene encoding dihydropteroate synthase: MTSWRVKDRLREARFPMVMGIINATPDSFHAPSRARVDDALRVAERMLEDGATILDVGGMSTRPGAAEVDEAEEQHRAIPLIAAVASRFPEAFLSIDTWRAPIAAEAIAAGASMVNDISAGTLDGDMLPTVAKLGVPYIAMHMQGTPRTMQVDPRYADVVAEVALSLSRRLHAAHAAGIADVILDPGFGFGKTTAHNYALLNSLGSVVALGAPVLVGLSRKRMINEVLATTADEALNGTTALNSIALLKGASILRVHDVKEAVQCVKLLAALRDQK, translated from the coding sequence ATGACCAGCTGGCGAGTGAAGGATCGATTGCGCGAGGCACGGTTCCCAATGGTCATGGGGATCATCAATGCCACGCCCGATTCCTTCCATGCGCCGAGCCGCGCGCGGGTGGACGATGCCTTGCGCGTTGCGGAGCGGATGCTGGAGGATGGCGCGACCATCCTTGATGTCGGCGGCATGAGCACGCGGCCGGGCGCCGCGGAGGTCGACGAAGCGGAAGAGCAGCATCGGGCCATTCCATTGATCGCTGCAGTCGCGTCGCGGTTCCCGGAGGCCTTCCTTTCCATAGATACCTGGCGGGCACCGATCGCTGCCGAGGCCATCGCCGCTGGTGCCAGCATGGTGAACGACATCAGCGCAGGCACCCTTGACGGGGACATGCTGCCGACCGTTGCGAAGCTGGGGGTGCCGTACATCGCGATGCATATGCAAGGCACGCCGCGCACCATGCAGGTCGATCCGCGCTATGCCGATGTGGTGGCCGAAGTGGCGCTCTCCCTGAGCCGACGGCTCCATGCGGCGCACGCAGCGGGCATCGCTGACGTGATCCTCGACCCCGGCTTCGGGTTCGGGAAGACCACCGCGCACAACTACGCGTTGCTGAACAGTCTCGGATCCGTGGTCGCGCTCGGTGCGCCGGTATTGGTCGGCCTATCGCGCAAGCGCATGATCAACGAGGTGCTGGCGACAACGGCTGATGAGGCGCTGAACGGCACCACGGCGCTCAATTCGATCGCGTTGCTGAAGGGCGCATCGATCCTCAGGGTCCACGATGTCAAGGAGGCCGTGCAGTGCGTGAAGCTCCTGGCTGCCCTCAGGGATCAGAAATAG
- a CDS encoding MBL fold metallo-hydrolase translates to MKLQQIYTGCIAHAAYYLESNGEAAIFDPLREVQPYIDRAKADGAAIKHVFETHFHADFVSGHLDLAKKTGATIVYGPTAKPGFAAHVATDGEVFHVGKAKVKAIHTPGHTMESTTYLVIDEAGKEHGLITGDTLFIGDVGRPDLAQHVIADLTEEKLAGHLFDSLRNKIMPLSDDLIVYPNHGAGSACGKMMSKETTDTLGNQKRTNYALNPELTKEEFIKELLTGLTAPPGYFPKNVLMNIQGYESLDAIMERGKKAYAPDEFEVVANEERPLVLDTRPAGEFAKGFIPNSINIGLDSNFAMWVGEMITDIKQAILLVTEPGREEESIIRLSRVGYDNAIGYLKGGFEAWRSAGKEVDTVDRIDAKEFAKRHAGKPVVIDVRKKSEFDSEHVLDAINVPLNQINQHLAQFPKDRPFILHCAGGYRSMIAASILKARGWDNFVDVVGGFNAIKETDVKRTEYVCPTTML, encoded by the coding sequence ATGAAGCTCCAGCAGATCTACACCGGCTGCATCGCGCATGCAGCATACTATCTTGAAAGCAACGGCGAAGCCGCCATCTTCGATCCGCTGCGCGAAGTGCAACCCTACATCGACCGAGCAAAGGCCGATGGCGCAGCGATCAAGCATGTGTTCGAGACGCACTTCCACGCTGACTTCGTGAGCGGCCACCTGGATCTGGCGAAGAAGACCGGGGCCACCATCGTGTACGGCCCTACCGCCAAGCCTGGATTCGCCGCACATGTGGCAACCGATGGCGAGGTGTTCCATGTGGGCAAAGCCAAAGTGAAAGCGATCCACACGCCCGGCCACACCATGGAGAGCACCACGTACCTGGTGATCGATGAAGCCGGCAAGGAGCATGGCCTCATCACTGGTGATACGCTCTTCATCGGCGATGTGGGACGCCCCGACCTGGCGCAGCATGTGATCGCCGACCTCACCGAGGAGAAGCTGGCCGGCCACCTCTTCGATTCGCTCCGGAACAAGATCATGCCCTTGAGCGACGACCTGATCGTGTATCCGAATCACGGTGCGGGCAGCGCCTGCGGCAAGATGATGAGCAAGGAGACCACCGATACGCTCGGCAACCAGAAGCGCACCAACTACGCGCTCAATCCGGAGCTCACGAAAGAGGAGTTCATCAAGGAACTGCTCACGGGCCTCACCGCGCCTCCCGGGTATTTCCCGAAGAATGTCCTCATGAACATCCAGGGCTACGAGAGCCTCGATGCCATCATGGAGCGCGGGAAGAAGGCCTATGCGCCCGATGAATTCGAGGTGGTGGCCAACGAGGAGCGCCCCTTGGTGCTCGATACCCGTCCGGCCGGGGAGTTCGCGAAGGGCTTCATCCCCAACAGCATCAACATCGGGCTCGACAGCAACTTCGCCATGTGGGTGGGGGAGATGATCACCGATATCAAGCAGGCCATCCTGCTTGTCACGGAGCCGGGCAGGGAAGAGGAGAGCATCATCCGCCTGAGCCGCGTGGGCTACGACAACGCCATCGGCTACCTGAAGGGCGGGTTCGAGGCCTGGCGATCGGCGGGCAAGGAGGTGGACACGGTGGATCGCATCGATGCGAAGGAGTTCGCGAAGCGCCATGCGGGCAAGCCGGTCGTCATCGATGTGCGCAAGAAGAGCGAGTTCGATAGCGAACATGTGCTCGACGCCATCAATGTGCCGCTGAACCAGATCAACCAGCACCTGGCGCAATTCCCGAAGGACAGGCCGTTCATCCTGCATTGCGCGGGCGGTTACCGCAGCATGATCGCGGCAAGCATCCTCAAGGCGCGGGGATGGGACAACTTCGTGGATGTGGTAGGCGGATTCAACGCCATCAAGGAGACGGACGTGAAGCGCACCGAGTACGTGTGCCCGACGACCATGCTGTGA